From Streptomyces zhihengii, the proteins below share one genomic window:
- a CDS encoding phage portal protein, with product MPVSVQEALRITRVLEQELDRRQANIKEWNRFYQGEENLAFASDRFRQAFGGLFDEFSDNWSCVVCDAPAERMTPVGFRFGPTDGKEARKADEDAQRFWQASSMDAWARIAHLESMVKSRSYLLVWAEDPTDNETEPEITVEDATQCIVAYEPGNRRRRKWALKRWTDDDGFAYATLYLPDEIWKWRRARVNSGLILPSSLALGSGWHPRDDQAVIPNPLKRVPLLELVNKARLIDDPTPEHKIVMPLQRAANKLIVDMLTASEAGAFPARWGSGIDLPKDPRTGQEIDDPELWRLSVSKMLRASNPQAKFGNFEAADLRNFAAGITLLIEHISSLSRTPPTYFMGKVENVSADTLTASEAGLVSKTRDKCTFAGETWEEAARLCFLVKGDEKRGRDPLAETIWAPVEYRTEAQHVDAVAKKKALGVPWRQLMEDLGYTPTQITRMERMAEADAARAARALAFQPLGDDAGDGQEDGAGAEERAGELV from the coding sequence GTGCCCGTCAGCGTGCAGGAGGCCCTGCGGATCACCCGGGTCCTGGAGCAGGAGCTGGACCGCCGGCAGGCCAACATCAAGGAGTGGAACCGCTTCTACCAGGGCGAGGAGAACCTCGCCTTCGCGTCCGACCGGTTCCGCCAGGCCTTCGGCGGACTGTTCGACGAGTTCTCCGACAACTGGAGCTGCGTCGTGTGCGACGCCCCGGCCGAGCGCATGACCCCGGTCGGCTTTCGGTTCGGACCGACGGACGGCAAGGAGGCGCGGAAGGCCGACGAGGACGCGCAGCGCTTCTGGCAAGCCTCGTCCATGGACGCCTGGGCCCGCATCGCGCACCTCGAATCCATGGTGAAATCCCGGTCCTACCTGTTGGTGTGGGCCGAGGACCCGACCGACAACGAGACCGAGCCGGAGATCACCGTCGAGGACGCCACGCAGTGCATCGTGGCGTACGAGCCGGGCAACAGGCGCCGGCGCAAGTGGGCGCTCAAGCGGTGGACCGACGATGACGGGTTCGCCTACGCGACCCTCTACCTGCCCGATGAGATCTGGAAATGGCGCCGGGCCCGCGTCAACTCGGGTCTCATCCTGCCCTCGTCCCTCGCCCTGGGGAGCGGCTGGCACCCGCGCGACGACCAGGCCGTCATCCCCAACCCGCTCAAGCGGGTGCCGCTGCTGGAGCTGGTCAACAAAGCCCGCCTCATCGACGACCCCACCCCCGAACACAAGATCGTGATGCCGCTGCAGCGCGCCGCGAACAAGCTCATCGTCGACATGCTCACGGCCTCGGAGGCCGGTGCGTTCCCGGCCCGCTGGGGCTCGGGCATCGACCTGCCGAAGGACCCGCGCACCGGCCAGGAGATCGACGACCCGGAGCTGTGGCGGCTGTCCGTCTCCAAGATGCTCCGCGCCTCCAACCCCCAAGCGAAGTTCGGGAACTTCGAGGCCGCGGACCTGCGGAACTTCGCCGCCGGTATCACCCTGCTGATCGAGCACATCAGCAGCCTGTCCCGCACCCCGCCCACCTACTTCATGGGCAAGGTGGAGAACGTCTCGGCGGACACGCTGACCGCCTCGGAGGCCGGCCTCGTGTCCAAGACCCGCGACAAGTGCACGTTCGCCGGTGAGACGTGGGAAGAGGCAGCCCGGTTGTGCTTCCTCGTCAAGGGCGACGAGAAGCGCGGCCGCGACCCGCTCGCCGAGACGATCTGGGCGCCCGTCGAGTACCGCACCGAGGCGCAGCACGTGGACGCGGTGGCGAAGAAGAAAGCCTTGGGCGTGCCGTGGCGTCAGCTCATGGAGGACCTCGGGTACACCCCGACGCAGATCACCCGCATGGAGCGGATGGCGGAGGCCGACGCCGCCCGGGCGGCCCGGGCGCTGGCGTTCCAGCCGCTCGGCGACGACGCCGGCGACGGCCAGGAGGACGGGGCCGGCGCGGAGGAGCGGGCGGGTGAGCTGGTGTGA
- a CDS encoding terminase large subunit — translation MRTPGVRRSLGYALADWIEFYLVHGPGDVQGQVIELDEEILRFIVCCYAIDARGRRRFDEAMLSRAKGRAKSEIAGMLVVAEALAPVRFDHFAEAGEVSDWGYEYQRGEPVGRPVVYPFIRCLATEETQAGNTYANVTYMLSHSELLQEDYPGVDVGNDWQTSTRVFLPGGGEIRPSTASSAAKDGGKESFSVADETHLYVLPELRDMYDTVQQNTMKRKIAEPWFLQTTTMYAIGENSIAELTHCDHRKGKAPRLLVDHVQAPAALIEDEAYDDPGQLKRGLMQAYGPFARHMDLDRMMAKAYKPSQDRAKFRRYFLNLPVSTSETWLSRHVWDRCELPQDVEPGERITLGFDGSDHDDCTAITACRLSDGYVFTPRFADGRQMIWTKWDDGDPDSWRVPRAEVRAAMTYLRQTYGVARAYGDPPDWRDECDDWAEEFGAEVFLIFETRVATRMCPALDRMKTAVMSGELTHDGNETMGEHVGNAKPIRRPSGIAITKPSQDRKIDSAVTAAIAIEARADVIKLELAAAATSSSFSAY, via the coding sequence ATGAGAACGCCGGGCGTCCGCCGATCTCTCGGCTACGCCCTGGCGGACTGGATCGAGTTCTACCTCGTCCACGGCCCCGGCGACGTCCAGGGCCAAGTGATCGAGCTCGACGAGGAGATCCTCCGATTCATCGTCTGCTGCTACGCGATCGATGCGCGCGGCCGCCGCCGGTTCGACGAGGCGATGCTGTCCCGGGCCAAGGGCCGCGCCAAGAGCGAGATCGCCGGGATGCTGGTGGTCGCCGAGGCCCTGGCCCCGGTCCGTTTCGACCACTTCGCCGAGGCCGGCGAGGTGTCGGACTGGGGGTACGAGTACCAGAGGGGCGAGCCGGTCGGCAGGCCGGTCGTCTACCCGTTCATCCGGTGTCTGGCGACCGAGGAGACGCAGGCCGGGAACACGTACGCCAACGTCACCTACATGCTCAGCCACTCCGAGCTGCTGCAGGAGGACTATCCGGGCGTCGACGTCGGCAACGACTGGCAGACGTCGACCCGCGTGTTCCTGCCCGGCGGCGGGGAGATCCGGCCCTCAACCGCGAGCTCCGCCGCAAAGGACGGCGGGAAGGAGAGCTTCAGCGTCGCGGACGAGACGCACCTCTATGTGCTGCCCGAGCTCCGCGACATGTACGACACCGTCCAGCAGAACACCATGAAGCGGAAGATCGCCGAGCCCTGGTTCCTGCAGACCACGACCATGTACGCCATCGGCGAGAACTCCATCGCCGAGCTCACCCATTGCGACCACCGCAAGGGCAAGGCGCCGCGGCTCCTGGTCGACCACGTCCAGGCGCCGGCCGCCCTCATCGAGGACGAGGCGTACGACGACCCCGGACAGCTCAAACGGGGCCTGATGCAGGCCTACGGGCCGTTCGCGCGCCACATGGACCTCGACCGGATGATGGCGAAGGCCTACAAGCCCAGCCAGGACAGGGCCAAGTTCAGGCGCTACTTCTTGAATTTGCCCGTCTCGACGTCGGAGACATGGCTCAGCAGACATGTGTGGGACCGGTGCGAGCTCCCGCAGGACGTCGAGCCCGGCGAGCGGATCACGCTCGGTTTCGACGGGAGCGACCACGACGACTGCACCGCGATCACCGCCTGCCGGCTGAGCGACGGGTACGTGTTCACGCCCCGGTTCGCCGACGGCCGCCAAATGATCTGGACCAAGTGGGACGACGGAGACCCCGACTCCTGGCGCGTCCCACGGGCCGAGGTACGGGCCGCGATGACGTACCTGCGCCAGACCTACGGGGTCGCCCGGGCATACGGCGACCCGCCCGACTGGCGTGACGAGTGCGACGACTGGGCCGAGGAGTTCGGCGCCGAGGTGTTCTTGATCTTCGAGACGCGGGTGGCGACCCGGATGTGCCCGGCGCTTGACCGCATGAAGACCGCCGTGATGTCCGGCGAGCTCACCCACGACGGCAACGAAACCATGGGCGAGCACGTCGGCAACGCCAAGCCGATCCGCAGACCCTCGGGCATCGCGATCACCAAGCCCAGCCAGGACCGCAAGATCGACAGCGCGGTCACCGCCGCCATCGCCATCGAGGCCCGCGCGGACGTCATCAAGCTCGAGCTCGCCGCCGCGGCGACGAGCTCCAGTTTCAGCGCCTACTGA
- a CDS encoding holin, whose product MARRRALTVCSRPGCPNLTPTGRCPACRQHAEQQRGTARQRGYDTEHETRFRRAVLARDPVCVICHAAPSVHADHHPIDRRTLAANGHDPNDPAHGRGTCAPCHSAETARHQPGGWNR is encoded by the coding sequence GTGGCCCGACGCCGAGCCCTCACCGTCTGCTCCCGCCCCGGCTGCCCCAACCTCACCCCCACCGGCCGCTGCCCCGCCTGCCGGCAGCACGCAGAGCAGCAGCGCGGCACCGCCCGCCAACGCGGCTACGACACCGAGCACGAGACCAGGTTCCGCCGGGCTGTCCTCGCCCGCGACCCCGTGTGCGTCATCTGCCACGCCGCACCGTCCGTCCACGCCGACCACCACCCCATCGACCGGCGCACCCTCGCCGCGAACGGACACGACCCCAACGACCCGGCCCACGGCCGCGGCACCTGCGCCCCGTGCCACTCCGCCGAGACCGCACGCCACCAACCCGGAGGCTGGAACCGATGA
- a CDS encoding phage tail tape measure protein: protein MAVRTVRVLLTGTVTPYTTAMRAAARTTATTAASIQTSMRAASARATASMTTMARATAAQAARATAAVRGMAARVSADVTRMSVRTSAAVRAALAPIPALAARMGISLRVAAAMGSAALTTMAVRGAAAFTTIRAAALRAATTAVTLGGRWSTGAAIASAAWARAAAMVSASAATARTVGGAAAGWLSSRWAAAGTVASGAWARAGSVITAAMTATRAGAGAAATWIGGRWTAAAAAASGAWVRTSAVVTAATTGMRTAAGTAAGWVAARWAAAATAVGRSFAAMRLAGYAAGASIMGVATGGRRSLEAMRGASLGLVAAFGLAAYAAARFEKSMSEVRAVTGGSAADMRKLEAAALEAGQATIYSATEAAKAEAELARAGISTADIIGGALRGSLDLAASGQLELGEAAIISAQAMNAFKMSGVEVGHIADVISAGAGKSATNVHDMGMAFRQAALLSSQTGLSLEETVGTLSLFAQNALTGSDAGTSLKVMLQRLVPQSKEAASMMDSIGLSAYNSRGEFVGLTALAGQMRESFSRLTPEARNAAMATIFGSDAVRAATVLYEAGAGGVTEWTRAVNDSGYATRVAATMTDNLSGDLERLKGALETALISSGSAANAVLRDMAQALTSVVNWYNSLSPAMQSSVTVAAGLVGVLGLIGAGLLLMLPRIMLVRRELVALGMTAARTRTMMMGLGKVGLIVAGMALVGEGVQYLTRRFGEAPASVAKMTQSMVDFAQKGRAVGEMSRVFGENMDGLGEAVQRIAHPTGMERFNNAMDEIFTLGMADPIKLAEAREQIKAIDEGLAALVASGATEAAATNFRAFAAEAEKGGTSTEKFRTLLPGYTDALATADTQSKLAADGQGELADATSMAADEMQDTRTEAERLADALNTLNGVSISAAQSEIGFRGSLADLTATVKENGQSMDITSEAGRKVKGAFLDAADAAMEHAQAVAEQQGSVEAGNTALEKDIRLLRETMKAAGFGKEAIDQLTASYLQVPDTVSTRMDTNVKTAVGELEGLQQKIKNTKGKSVTLNALTATAEKNLKDLGFKVTHMKDGKVKVDLPTGGTRAAITSIQRWLDAIRSKTVTVTTRHVVVGSGAGARQTGSHGTSLREADGGLVEFYAGGGVRRENHIAQIARGGTWRVWAEDETQGESYIPHARSKWPRSRLIAEETVRRLGGKGVAWNANGSVSGGLTGFTYTPTGASVLGGPGDAMERYNKAFEALQKAWADLNSAITEAKKKADALREAEKNLAKVRKDGGTRKQIEAAREKVEDARAAKRKADARVRQERADVAAAQKATGAGRASRATGPVNLAAYQKQLGDSLAATEKWRKNLTVIGARGGDEVRQMLEQMGEAGYGLVQSLAGASDAQFKDIVAKLKKTGDMAKATLADFTQQLTGVNKQQGQFSADLQQLAAMGYGDLAMALAAQGDATAMQLARGAVTGGARERDAANKAVQNNRATLTGEDLAASLVLLSTLRGGPGRGYAELVAAGLDPGTIRALVPRMLGQIQALPEENKAHFLRQWTQQGGGVAMARGGILTRPTAVLAAEAGDVESWIPVNGSPRSRGLLSATAQLMGYSLTPAARYGAARGGGATSVREGDRHYSVTLNGARQTSAEQARDVVRHMELLT from the coding sequence ATGGCCGTCCGCACTGTGCGGGTGCTGCTGACCGGCACCGTCACGCCGTACACCACCGCCATGCGGGCGGCCGCCCGGACAACCGCGACCACCGCGGCGTCGATCCAGACCAGCATGCGCGCTGCGTCCGCCCGGGCGACGGCGTCCATGACCACCATGGCCCGGGCCACGGCGGCGCAGGCCGCCCGCGCCACGGCCGCCGTGCGGGGCATGGCGGCCCGCGTGAGCGCGGACGTCACCCGCATGAGCGTGCGGACCTCGGCGGCCGTCCGGGCCGCCCTGGCGCCGATCCCCGCCCTGGCCGCCCGCATGGGGATCTCCTTGCGCGTCGCGGCCGCCATGGGATCCGCCGCGCTCACGACGATGGCCGTGCGCGGTGCGGCCGCGTTCACGACGATCCGCGCGGCGGCCCTGCGCGCGGCGACCACCGCGGTGACGCTCGGCGGCCGCTGGTCGACCGGCGCGGCGATCGCGTCCGCCGCCTGGGCGCGCGCCGCGGCGATGGTGTCCGCGTCGGCGGCGACCGCGCGCACCGTCGGGGGCGCGGCCGCCGGTTGGCTGTCCTCACGGTGGGCTGCTGCGGGGACCGTGGCGTCGGGCGCCTGGGCGCGCGCGGGCTCGGTCATCACCGCGGCGATGACCGCGACCCGGGCCGGGGCCGGCGCGGCCGCGACGTGGATCGGCGGCCGGTGGACGGCCGCCGCGGCGGCCGCGTCCGGCGCGTGGGTCCGCACCAGCGCCGTCGTCACCGCGGCGACCACCGGCATGCGCACCGCGGCCGGGACGGCGGCCGGCTGGGTCGCCGCCCGCTGGGCGGCCGCCGCCACCGCCGTGGGCCGGTCCTTCGCCGCGATGCGGCTGGCCGGATACGCGGCCGGGGCCTCGATCATGGGGGTGGCCACCGGCGGCCGCCGCAGCCTTGAGGCCATGCGCGGCGCGTCGCTGGGCCTGGTCGCGGCGTTCGGCCTCGCCGCTTACGCGGCCGCGCGGTTCGAGAAGTCGATGTCGGAGGTGCGCGCGGTCACGGGCGGCTCGGCCGCCGACATGCGCAAGCTGGAGGCCGCGGCCTTGGAGGCGGGGCAGGCCACTATCTACAGCGCGACCGAGGCCGCCAAGGCGGAGGCGGAGTTGGCCCGCGCGGGCATCTCGACGGCGGACATCATCGGCGGCGCCCTGCGCGGCTCCCTCGACCTCGCCGCCTCCGGGCAACTGGAGCTCGGCGAGGCCGCGATCATTTCCGCGCAGGCCATGAACGCGTTCAAGATGAGCGGGGTGGAGGTCGGGCACATCGCCGACGTCATCTCCGCGGGCGCCGGCAAGTCCGCGACGAACGTGCACGACATGGGGATGGCGTTCCGTCAGGCGGCGCTCCTGTCCTCGCAGACGGGCCTGTCCCTCGAGGAGACCGTGGGCACCCTGTCGCTGTTCGCGCAGAACGCGCTCACCGGGTCGGACGCGGGCACGTCGCTCAAGGTGATGCTGCAGCGACTGGTGCCGCAGTCCAAAGAGGCCGCCAGCATGATGGACTCCATCGGGCTGTCCGCGTACAACTCGCGCGGCGAGTTCGTTGGCCTGACCGCCCTCGCCGGGCAGATGCGCGAAAGCTTCTCCAGGCTCACCCCGGAGGCGAGGAACGCGGCGATGGCGACCATCTTCGGATCGGACGCCGTCCGCGCGGCCACGGTGCTGTACGAGGCGGGGGCCGGGGGCGTCACCGAGTGGACCCGCGCCGTCAACGACAGCGGTTATGCGACCCGCGTGGCGGCGACGATGACCGACAACCTGTCCGGCGACCTGGAGCGCCTCAAGGGCGCCCTGGAGACCGCGCTCATCAGCTCCGGCTCCGCTGCTAACGCCGTCCTGCGGGACATGGCTCAGGCCCTCACCTCGGTCGTCAACTGGTACAACTCGCTGTCCCCGGCGATGCAGTCGAGCGTCACCGTGGCCGCCGGCCTGGTCGGTGTCCTCGGCCTCATCGGCGCCGGTCTGCTGCTGATGCTGCCGCGCATCATGCTGGTCCGCCGGGAGCTCGTCGCGCTCGGCATGACCGCCGCCCGCACCCGCACCATGATGATGGGCCTGGGCAAGGTCGGCCTCATCGTGGCCGGGATGGCGCTGGTCGGCGAGGGCGTCCAGTACCTCACCCGCCGGTTCGGCGAGGCGCCGGCCTCCGTCGCGAAGATGACCCAGTCCATGGTCGACTTCGCACAGAAGGGCCGTGCGGTCGGCGAGATGAGCCGCGTGTTCGGCGAGAACATGGACGGGCTCGGCGAGGCCGTCCAGCGCATCGCCCACCCCACGGGCATGGAGCGGTTCAACAACGCCATGGACGAAATCTTCACGCTCGGCATGGCGGACCCCATCAAACTCGCCGAGGCGCGCGAGCAGATCAAAGCCATCGACGAGGGCCTGGCCGCCCTCGTCGCGAGCGGGGCCACCGAGGCCGCTGCGACGAATTTCCGCGCGTTCGCGGCCGAGGCGGAGAAGGGCGGGACGTCCACCGAGAAGTTCCGCACGCTGCTGCCCGGCTACACGGACGCGCTCGCCACGGCGGACACGCAGAGCAAGCTCGCCGCGGACGGGCAGGGGGAGCTCGCCGACGCCACCAGCATGGCCGCGGACGAGATGCAGGACACCCGCACCGAGGCCGAGAGGCTGGCCGACGCCCTCAACACCCTCAACGGGGTGTCGATCAGCGCCGCCCAGTCGGAGATCGGATTCCGCGGTTCGCTCGCCGACCTCACCGCCACGGTGAAGGAGAACGGTCAGTCGATGGACATCACGTCCGAGGCCGGCCGCAAGGTCAAGGGCGCGTTCCTCGACGCCGCCGATGCGGCGATGGAGCACGCCCAGGCCGTCGCCGAGCAGCAGGGGTCCGTCGAGGCCGGTAACACGGCGCTGGAGAAGGACATCCGGCTGCTGCGCGAGACGATGAAGGCCGCAGGGTTCGGCAAGGAGGCCATCGACCAGCTCACCGCCTCGTACCTGCAGGTCCCCGACACGGTGTCCACCCGCATGGACACCAACGTGAAGACCGCCGTGGGCGAGCTGGAGGGTCTGCAGCAGAAGATCAAGAACACCAAGGGCAAGAGCGTCACGCTCAACGCCCTGACGGCGACGGCCGAGAAGAACCTGAAGGACCTCGGGTTCAAGGTCACCCACATGAAGGACGGCAAGGTCAAGGTGGACCTGCCGACCGGCGGGACCCGGGCCGCGATCACGTCGATCCAGCGGTGGCTCGACGCGATCCGCTCCAAGACCGTCACGGTGACGACGAGACACGTGGTGGTCGGCAGCGGCGCGGGCGCCCGCCAGACCGGCTCGCACGGCACCTCCCTGCGCGAGGCGGACGGCGGGCTGGTCGAGTTCTACGCCGGGGGCGGTGTGCGGCGGGAGAACCACATCGCGCAGATCGCCCGCGGCGGGACCTGGCGCGTGTGGGCGGAGGACGAGACGCAGGGCGAGAGCTACATCCCTCATGCCCGAAGCAAGTGGCCGCGCTCCCGTCTCATCGCCGAGGAGACCGTTCGCCGCCTCGGCGGGAAGGGCGTCGCCTGGAACGCCAACGGCAGCGTGTCCGGGGGCCTCACGGGCTTCACATACACCCCGACCGGGGCCAGTGTCCTCGGCGGCCCCGGCGACGCGATGGAGCGCTACAACAAGGCGTTCGAGGCCTTGCAGAAGGCGTGGGCCGACCTCAACTCGGCGATCACGGAGGCGAAGAAGAAGGCCGACGCACTCCGCGAGGCGGAGAAGAACCTCGCGAAGGTCCGCAAGGACGGCGGCACCCGCAAGCAGATCGAGGCCGCCCGGGAGAAGGTCGAGGACGCCCGGGCCGCGAAGCGGAAGGCGGACGCGCGCGTGCGCCAGGAGCGCGCCGACGTCGCCGCGGCGCAGAAGGCCACCGGCGCCGGCCGGGCCAGCCGGGCCACCGGCCCGGTCAACCTCGCCGCGTACCAGAAGCAGCTCGGTGACTCGCTCGCCGCGACGGAGAAGTGGCGCAAGAACTTGACCGTCATCGGCGCGCGGGGAGGTGACGAGGTCCGGCAGATGCTCGAACAGATGGGAGAGGCCGGGTACGGCCTCGTCCAGTCCCTCGCCGGCGCCTCGGACGCCCAGTTCAAGGACATCGTCGCCAAGCTGAAGAAGACCGGCGACATGGCCAAGGCGACCCTGGCGGATTTCACCCAGCAGCTCACCGGGGTGAACAAGCAGCAGGGGCAGTTCTCGGCGGACCTGCAGCAGCTCGCCGCCATGGGCTACGGCGACCTCGCCATGGCCCTGGCGGCGCAGGGCGACGCCACCGCGATGCAGCTCGCCCGTGGCGCGGTGACCGGCGGCGCGCGGGAGCGGGACGCGGCCAACAAGGCCGTCCAGAACAACCGGGCGACGCTCACCGGGGAGGACCTGGCCGCGTCGCTGGTGCTGCTGTCCACGCTGCGCGGCGGGCCCGGGCGCGGCTACGCCGAGCTCGTCGCCGCAGGCCTCGACCCGGGCACCATCCGGGCCCTGGTGCCGAGGATGCTCGGCCAGATTCAGGCCCTGCCGGAGGAGAACAAGGCGCACTTCCTGCGGCAGTGGACGCAGCAGGGTGGTGGGGTGGCGATGGCCCGGGGCGGGATCCTCACCCGGCCCACCGCCGTCCTGGCCGCGGAGGCCGGCGACGTCGAGTCGTGGATTCCCGTCAACGGCAGCCCGCGATCGCGGGGGCTGCTGTCCGCCACCGCACAGCTCATGGGCTACAGCCTCACCCCGGCGGCCCGCTACGGGGCCGCCCGGGGCGGCGGCGCGACCAGCGTCCGCGAGGGTGACCGGCACTACTCGGTCACCCTCAACGGCGCCCGCCAGACCAGTGCGGAGCAGGCGCGCGACGTCGTGCGCCACATGGAACTGCTCACCTGA
- a CDS encoding major capsid protein gives MPVTLAQAKLNATDDIDVNVIDEFAKNNYLLETMTFDDVVNQAGAGATLTYGYTRLVSQPTADFRAINSEYTPAEVTKARYTVDLKPLGGSFQIDRVNNRIAAAAETTLQMQQKIKGTQARFNDAVINGDTAVDANGFDGLSKSLAASSTEYGAAVSTDWRGVTIGADAGKANDGLDALDAWLSMLDGPADAILGNIDSIARIRSLARRAGYYDRSSSAFGTQVETYRGIPFVDLGAKAGSNNLVIPTTSKTVATVAGNYTDIYALRFGLDGFHGVSMAGAPLVQTWLPDFSTSGAVKTGEVELGPAAVVLKRTKAAAVFRNILVR, from the coding sequence ATGCCCGTAACCCTCGCTCAGGCGAAGCTCAACGCGACGGACGACATCGACGTCAACGTCATCGACGAGTTCGCCAAGAACAACTACCTGCTGGAGACGATGACGTTCGACGACGTCGTCAACCAGGCCGGGGCCGGCGCCACGCTGACCTACGGCTACACCCGGCTCGTCTCCCAGCCCACTGCCGACTTCCGCGCGATCAACTCCGAGTACACCCCGGCCGAGGTCACCAAGGCCCGGTACACGGTCGACCTGAAGCCGCTCGGCGGCTCGTTCCAGATCGACCGCGTCAACAACCGGATCGCCGCCGCGGCGGAGACCACGCTGCAGATGCAGCAGAAGATCAAGGGCACGCAGGCCCGCTTCAACGATGCCGTCATCAATGGGGACACCGCGGTCGACGCGAACGGGTTCGACGGCCTGTCCAAGTCGCTGGCGGCCTCCTCGACGGAGTACGGCGCGGCTGTCTCCACCGACTGGCGCGGTGTCACGATCGGCGCGGACGCCGGGAAGGCGAACGATGGGCTGGACGCCCTGGACGCGTGGCTGTCCATGCTCGACGGCCCGGCGGACGCGATCCTCGGCAACATCGACTCGATCGCCCGGATCCGGTCCCTGGCCCGCCGCGCCGGGTACTACGACCGGTCCTCGTCCGCGTTCGGCACGCAGGTCGAGACCTACCGGGGGATCCCGTTCGTTGACCTCGGCGCCAAGGCAGGGTCGAACAACTTGGTCATCCCGACCACGTCCAAAACCGTGGCCACGGTCGCCGGCAACTACACGGACATCTACGCGCTGAGGTTCGGCCTCGACGGGTTCCACGGCGTGTCCATGGCCGGCGCGCCGCTGGTCCAGACGTGGCTCCCCGACTTCTCTACCTCGGGCGCCGTCAAGACCGGCGAGGTCGAACTCGGGCCGGCGGCCGTCGTCCTCAAGCGCACCAAGGCCGCGGCCGTGTTCCGCAACATCCTCGTCCGCTGA
- a CDS encoding DUF6093 family protein, which yields MRGLDELLARGRAAARGLQRERIRLYRPGAGGIDWETGEENPADGATLFEGPARVKPAAHVGEEVDAGEANVTLRDYVVSLDWDTPALPQRPQVGDRIEVLESPEARMVGLQLWVTGVGYGSTATAWRIGAEDRQ from the coding sequence ATGAGAGGCCTCGACGAGCTCCTGGCCCGCGGCCGCGCGGCCGCCCGGGGACTGCAGCGTGAGCGGATCCGGCTCTACCGGCCCGGTGCCGGCGGGATCGACTGGGAGACCGGCGAGGAGAACCCTGCGGACGGCGCGACGCTGTTCGAGGGCCCGGCCCGGGTCAAGCCCGCGGCGCACGTCGGCGAGGAGGTCGACGCCGGCGAGGCGAACGTGACCCTGCGGGACTACGTCGTCTCCCTCGACTGGGACACCCCGGCCCTGCCGCAGCGCCCCCAGGTCGGGGACCGGATCGAGGTCCTGGAGAGCCCGGAGGCCCGCATGGTCGGGCTCCAGTTGTGGGTGACCGGCGTCGGGTACGGGTCGACGGCGACCGCATGGCGGATCGGAGCGGAGGACAGGCAGTGA
- a CDS encoding phage tail tube protein, with amino-acid sequence MDLISDGKTRVAWASSLANLAAPSLAELGAAQELTDRITPDGLKIDPSTADVDTGSLASKFDTKEVGRVGYETELTFKRGTTTQEDWPYQNLTYGVHGVLIVRRGVDVETAWAAGQQVEAYPVVCGERANVSPAANEVMRFLSPIKVYAPPATDAVVAA; translated from the coding sequence ATGGATCTCATCAGCGACGGCAAGACCCGGGTCGCCTGGGCGAGCAGCCTCGCCAACCTGGCCGCTCCCAGCCTCGCCGAGCTCGGCGCCGCGCAGGAGCTGACCGACCGCATCACCCCCGACGGCCTCAAGATCGACCCGTCGACGGCGGACGTCGACACCGGCAGCCTGGCGAGCAAGTTCGACACCAAGGAAGTCGGGCGCGTCGGGTACGAGACGGAGCTGACGTTCAAGCGCGGCACCACCACGCAGGAGGACTGGCCGTACCAGAACCTCACCTACGGGGTGCACGGCGTGCTCATCGTGCGCCGTGGTGTCGACGTCGAGACGGCCTGGGCGGCCGGGCAGCAGGTCGAGGCCTACCCGGTCGTCTGCGGCGAGCGCGCCAACGTGTCCCCCGCGGCCAACGAGGTCATGAGGTTCCTCAGCCCGATCAAGGTCTACGCGCCTCCGGCGACCGACGCAGTGGTGGCTGCCTGA